A part of Paenibacillus sp. 481 genomic DNA contains:
- a CDS encoding DNA and RNA helicase, with the protein MFTQFVPQFNRGRILKSEMLENLRDFPRNFVDIYYNEHSNGVISGAHVHVGEGVLTVRKGIVKHADRIYMLEQDVEIPYPSVGKEILLKVRFQQEVEEKDFTSYRTEMVLDDNILIQPDELELARFKLKEGARLRSDYQSFVDMATEYNTLNIIHVEYAATHKSTIHPLVLRNFAAEMLKRASKHPYDIVFAMLCLNEGVLEREVILQYISNRLGLGYKEYTNVQVHKHLGKILDDVGGSGNSRSDSRHSGMKRMIVD; encoded by the coding sequence TTGTTTACGCAGTTCGTACCCCAATTTAATCGAGGCCGCATTTTAAAATCTGAAATGCTAGAAAACTTGCGTGATTTCCCGCGCAACTTCGTAGATATTTATTATAATGAGCATTCTAATGGCGTTATTTCGGGAGCGCATGTACATGTCGGTGAGGGTGTTCTGACCGTTAGGAAAGGTATCGTTAAGCATGCTGATCGCATTTACATGCTAGAGCAAGATGTTGAGATACCGTACCCTTCTGTAGGGAAGGAAATCCTGTTAAAAGTCCGCTTTCAACAGGAGGTTGAAGAGAAGGATTTCACGTCGTACCGAACCGAAATGGTGTTAGATGACAATATTCTCATTCAGCCTGATGAGTTGGAGCTTGCTCGCTTTAAGTTAAAGGAAGGCGCGAGATTGCGTTCTGACTATCAGAGTTTTGTGGACATGGCGACGGAGTACAACACGCTGAATATCATTCATGTGGAGTACGCAGCCACTCACAAAAGCACGATTCATCCCCTCGTATTGCGGAACTTTGCCGCAGAAATGTTGAAAAGAGCAAGTAAACATCCTTATGATATTGTGTTTGCCATGCTGTGCTTAAATGAAGGTGTACTTGAACGAGAGGTCATTCTTCAGTATATTTCCAATCGATTAGGGCTGGGGTATAAGGAGTATACGAACGTGCAAGTTCATAAACATTTAGGCAAAATACTGGACGACGTAGGCGGCAGTGGGAATTCGAGATCGGATTCCAGACACAGTGGCATGAAACGGATGATAGTGGACTAG
- a CDS encoding serine/threonine protein phosphatase gives MRKDNSEFVTGFVSEAGTFVRNKDYFAYMELDDKACWVIADGLDSDREVESAELAIKSILGQFHEKPTMARFRLKRYMREANELLKTESRRVRLKASLTLIVTDYTRVRWVVAGNARLHHFKQGRLNFKSKDTSLTQQMLDGEQISEDWLDRHEERHNLLQYLGKPDEFEPFISKKYRLSDGDIMLLCTSGMWESVNSAEMSDAVEEAKDADSLVDTLEEVLLSKQQGVIKNYSAAAIYVNKIFAEDPQRIWKWVKKIGLLLLVMVLLGGGVLFFMIRDAQRKAELVTGMLEHKQNGQVFMDDGNYEKAMKEFSEGRNAAIKIKDRIHRELLGKKQRLAQLIVDGDKLVKDGDYAKALPMYNKAHKEAQSQKDFDINEINERIERTKSYMKVMDLVKEGDVRFEGEDYMGAKYSYQKARKAAMAASFDDGESKIKEKLDAVDEKLYGVHKGTKQLEAEKLEKKGDESMAAQDYTGAIDSFAQAQEIYQEIGMLERVLGMERKITKAVEKLEPVPPAGAAEGAGSAGASVAGTGANGGGTGASGGGGGTGDGASDGGSGARVDANGVASGSGAGTGAGVGAGSGPASNREAGATSGGSAEGSGRAGNGSANRADSHAANGNGAAKGQAGEGSEAKEPKGEGAVVKEKEPKGKGAVVKEKEPTGEGAAAKEKEPASEGAAVKEKSGAGVAVPKNTTEPSVPKDSGSNEAPIKETPAPSPTDGIPPTKVPEEQRKPKEPETKPEQPNP, from the coding sequence ATGAGAAAGGACAACAGCGAGTTTGTGACAGGCTTCGTGTCTGAAGCGGGCACTTTTGTACGAAATAAAGATTATTTCGCGTATATGGAGTTAGATGATAAGGCCTGTTGGGTTATTGCCGATGGGCTTGATTCAGATAGAGAGGTAGAAAGCGCGGAATTGGCGATAAAGAGCATTCTTGGACAGTTTCATGAGAAGCCGACGATGGCACGATTCAGACTAAAGCGTTATATGCGCGAAGCGAATGAGCTGTTGAAAACGGAAAGCAGGCGGGTAAGGCTAAAGGCGAGCTTGACGCTAATCGTAACTGACTATACACGTGTTAGATGGGTTGTAGCTGGAAATGCAAGACTGCATCATTTTAAGCAGGGAAGGTTGAATTTCAAAAGTAAGGATACGAGCTTGACACAGCAAATGTTGGATGGAGAACAAATCTCAGAGGATTGGCTCGATCGGCATGAAGAAAGGCATAATTTGCTCCAATATTTAGGAAAGCCGGATGAGTTTGAACCGTTTATTTCGAAAAAGTACAGGTTATCTGATGGCGATATTATGCTGCTCTGTACTTCAGGAATGTGGGAGAGCGTAAATAGCGCAGAAATGTCCGATGCCGTAGAGGAAGCTAAGGACGCAGACAGCTTAGTTGATACGCTGGAAGAGGTGCTACTAAGTAAGCAGCAGGGCGTTATCAAAAATTACTCTGCCGCGGCTATTTATGTGAATAAGATATTTGCAGAGGACCCGCAGCGAATATGGAAATGGGTAAAGAAGATAGGTTTGCTGCTGCTCGTTATGGTGTTGCTTGGCGGTGGCGTGTTGTTCTTTATGATTAGGGACGCTCAGCGTAAGGCGGAACTTGTGACAGGCATGCTGGAACATAAGCAAAATGGACAAGTGTTTATGGATGACGGCAATTATGAGAAAGCGATGAAAGAGTTTAGTGAAGGGCGAAATGCCGCGATTAAAATTAAGGATCGAATACATAGAGAGCTTCTTGGTAAAAAGCAACGGCTTGCGCAGTTAATTGTGGACGGGGACAAGCTCGTTAAGGACGGCGACTATGCGAAGGCGCTGCCGATGTACAACAAGGCGCATAAGGAAGCGCAGTCACAAAAAGATTTTGATATTAACGAAATTAATGAGCGTATCGAGCGGACGAAATCCTACATGAAGGTCATGGACTTGGTGAAGGAGGGCGACGTGAGGTTTGAAGGCGAAGATTACATGGGGGCGAAATACTCGTATCAAAAGGCACGTAAGGCGGCGATGGCTGCTTCTTTTGACGACGGGGAGAGCAAAATTAAAGAAAAGCTCGATGCGGTAGATGAAAAGTTGTATGGGGTTCATAAAGGGACGAAGCAGTTGGAAGCTGAAAAGCTGGAGAAAAAGGGCGATGAGAGTATGGCCGCCCAAGATTATACGGGAGCGATAGACTCGTTTGCTCAGGCGCAGGAAATTTATCAGGAAATAGGTATGCTGGAACGAGTGTTAGGCATGGAGCGCAAAATTACGAAAGCTGTGGAGAAGCTAGAGCCGGTACCGCCAGCTGGTGCAGCTGAGGGCGCGGGTAGTGCTGGTGCAAGCGTTGCTGGAACAGGTGCAAATGGAGGTGGCACTGGCGCAAGCGGTGGTGGCGGTGGAACTGGAGATGGTGCTAGCGATGGCGGAAGTGGAGCGAGGGTTGACGCGAATGGAGTGGCGAGCGGCTCGGGTGCGGGTACAGGAGCTGGAGTTGGAGCCGGTAGTGGTCCAGCGAGTAATCGTGAAGCTGGCGCCACTTCTGGAGGATCAGCGGAAGGCAGTGGCCGTGCTGGAAATGGAAGCGCCAACCGTGCTGATAGTCATGCTGCTAATGGTAATGGGGCTGCAAAGGGACAGGCTGGAGAAGGGTCTGAAGCGAAGGAGCCAAAGGGTGAAGGAGCAGTAGTTAAAGAGAAGGAGCCAAAGGGCAAAGGAGCAGTAGTTAAAGAAAAGGAGCCAACGGGCGAAGGAGCAGCGGCTAAAGAGAAGGAACCAGCGAGCGAAGGAGCAGCAGTCAAAGAGAAGTCTGGTGCAGGTGTAGCAGTGCCTAAGAATACTACGGAACCTTCTGTCCCTAAGGATAGCGGGAGCAACGAGGCTCCGATAAAAGAAACCCCAGCACCATCACCTACAGACGGAATACCACCGACAAAGGTGCCAGAGGAACAACGTAAGCCTAAGGAACCCGAAACGAAGCCAGAACAACCTAATCCGTAA
- a CDS encoding molecular chaperone — translation MSSNSYSYKLYKTNRDHKAQHITKYTREQLLEMTTLELRNICFKEKLIEGMANRLDREEILQIILKFRSADDHLLISSYKKGGFERVEAAINKYLRTPLSDVGNISIPARMTLYTGLKIGKLDNYRVEISSGITESNVLLVNEHDELCGILNVIEDGRKAGSFYLATEHEIELRKTANKNYSLLFFRKQDSDYVYKSYYQEHPLPPANLYYCKVPISDLEIRELETTDAVLAIDFGTSSTTAGAYLDNRYISAPCDNDLLNGRVKLNSINYVVFPEEISKGDEEWIEMLPTVVSVADCTDPTDVRFNVGYEALKFAKRNGYSGLATVFHGLKRWVNHYEKTEEVMDGHGNTAVITRSDMLRAYMKVVIQTAEHQFKCRFKYLHISSPVKMKVQFIQMFTKILHEYQIETDDALDEGMAVLFNTIANQIEKNSYLDGEEYKALVIDCGGGTTDLSSCSFSIEDGHMSYRLDIHTSYENGDTNFGGNNITYRIMQFMKIVFVEYYINKRSVTDIDDIIDIPGTDIYRHVDEFGVGAVYEQLELHYQAAERMLPTRFKQYENRTRDEYHRVRNNFYFLWELAEEMKKEFFRKTGMLRNRFNDTHAQQDDHDLKVTTIDRWTLSLQKEGKFIDVHDFPDVIFTIKEINQLIRADIYDVVRKFLEEFYQDGSLQQFSIIKLTGQSCRIDMFKEALKEFVPGRSIEFRQKAEDGGKVPELKLACLRGVLRYLSAKKAGTIEASITNHAPVVPYSVTAFTHSRQEKILIAHQEKLDQVYGYISRPINVVEMEIYLKDSTDQMLHKYVCTNDMSSYEAVLYEDIVKRFGTKIDQDDTDSITNGEVKFFVFSDEQNWGFYVVPIARQHEQLYLGEKTFFPFENDLSELDFFDGLK, via the coding sequence ATGAGTTCAAACTCATATTCATATAAACTTTACAAGACGAATCGTGATCATAAAGCTCAACATATTACGAAATATACACGTGAGCAATTGTTGGAGATGACCACATTAGAGCTTCGCAACATTTGCTTTAAGGAAAAACTTATTGAAGGAATGGCTAACAGGTTGGATCGCGAAGAAATTCTACAAATCATTTTGAAATTTAGAAGTGCCGATGATCATTTACTTATTAGCAGTTACAAAAAAGGTGGATTTGAGCGCGTTGAAGCGGCGATAAATAAATATTTAAGAACGCCATTGTCCGACGTTGGGAACATTAGTATTCCAGCTCGAATGACGCTTTACACGGGCTTGAAAATAGGCAAGCTGGACAACTACCGAGTCGAAATAAGCAGCGGTATTACAGAGTCAAATGTGCTTCTTGTCAATGAACATGATGAACTATGTGGCATTTTAAATGTCATAGAAGATGGTCGGAAAGCGGGCTCGTTTTACTTAGCTACAGAGCATGAGATTGAGCTGAGGAAGACAGCTAACAAAAATTACAGCCTCCTCTTTTTTAGGAAGCAGGATTCTGATTATGTGTACAAAAGTTATTACCAAGAACATCCGCTACCTCCTGCCAATTTGTATTATTGCAAAGTGCCGATTTCTGACTTGGAAATACGGGAGTTAGAGACGACTGATGCGGTATTAGCGATTGATTTTGGTACATCGAGTACGACTGCTGGTGCATATTTGGATAACAGGTATATCTCAGCTCCGTGCGACAATGATTTATTAAATGGCAGAGTTAAGCTTAATAGCATTAATTATGTCGTGTTTCCGGAAGAGATAAGCAAAGGCGATGAGGAATGGATTGAAATGTTACCGACAGTCGTGAGTGTGGCCGATTGTACGGATCCGACGGATGTAAGGTTTAATGTCGGGTATGAGGCGCTTAAATTTGCAAAAAGAAACGGATATAGTGGTCTAGCAACCGTATTTCATGGCTTGAAACGGTGGGTGAACCATTATGAGAAGACAGAAGAAGTGATGGATGGTCACGGTAATACAGCGGTTATTACGCGAAGTGACATGTTAAGAGCTTATATGAAAGTTGTTATTCAAACGGCAGAGCACCAGTTTAAGTGCCGATTTAAATATTTGCATATTTCGAGTCCGGTAAAGATGAAAGTGCAATTTATTCAAATGTTTACGAAAATATTGCATGAGTACCAAATTGAAACCGACGATGCGTTAGATGAGGGAATGGCCGTACTGTTTAATACGATTGCTAATCAAATTGAAAAAAATAGTTACCTAGACGGCGAAGAGTACAAAGCACTTGTAATCGATTGTGGTGGCGGTACGACAGATTTGTCGTCTTGCTCTTTTAGCATTGAGGATGGACATATGTCTTATCGACTGGATATTCATACGTCCTATGAAAATGGAGATACCAATTTCGGCGGAAACAATATTACGTATCGCATTATGCAGTTTATGAAAATTGTTTTTGTTGAATATTACATAAATAAACGTTCTGTTACGGACATCGATGACATTATTGATATTCCAGGTACAGATATATATAGGCATGTAGATGAGTTTGGGGTGGGGGCAGTCTATGAACAACTAGAACTTCACTACCAAGCGGCTGAACGCATGCTACCTACAAGATTTAAACAATATGAAAATAGAACACGTGACGAATACCATCGCGTGAGAAATAATTTTTACTTTTTGTGGGAGCTTGCGGAAGAGATGAAAAAGGAGTTTTTCCGCAAGACAGGCATGCTTCGCAATCGTTTCAATGATACACATGCGCAGCAGGATGACCATGATTTGAAAGTAACGACGATCGATCGGTGGACGCTTTCCTTGCAAAAAGAAGGTAAGTTTATAGATGTTCACGATTTCCCAGACGTTATTTTTACTATTAAAGAAATTAATCAGCTCATAAGGGCTGACATTTACGATGTCGTTCGAAAGTTTCTTGAGGAGTTTTATCAAGATGGTTCCTTGCAACAGTTCTCCATTATTAAGCTTACGGGGCAATCTTGTCGCATCGATATGTTTAAAGAAGCGTTAAAAGAATTTGTACCTGGTCGCAGCATCGAGTTTAGGCAGAAGGCAGAAGATGGTGGGAAAGTGCCAGAATTGAAGCTTGCTTGTTTGCGTGGAGTACTCCGCTATTTGAGTGCTAAAAAAGCAGGTACGATAGAAGCGTCGATTACGAATCATGCGCCAGTCGTTCCATATTCGGTTACGGCTTTTACACATAGTCGACAAGAGAAAATACTTATTGCTCATCAAGAGAAGTTGGATCAAGTGTACGGCTATATTTCAAGACCAATCAACGTGGTCGAAATGGAAATTTATTTAAAAGATAGTACTGATCAAATGTTGCATAAATACGTATGCACGAACGATATGAGCAGTTATGAAGCCGTTCTATATGAAGATATCGTTAAGAGATTCGGCACCAAAATAGATCAGGACGATACGGACTCGATAACGAATGGGGAAGTTAAATTTTTCGTATTTTCAGATGAGCAGAATTGGGGCTTCTATGTCGTACCTATTGCTCGTCAGCATGAGCAACTGTATTTAGGCGAGAAGACCTTTTTCCCTTTTGAAAATGACTTATCTGAATTGGACTTCTTTGACGGTTTGAAATAA
- a CDS encoding PP2C family protein-serine/threonine phosphatase, which translates to MMTMIAKLAELNLTPYLIVSAFAFALLILLYLRRRLVIQQSAVPSMLIGNGQTIGTREEQDDSFSTVATRYGTIAVLADGISGLENGRMASTVAVTTFIREFLKLDDLQVLPAFFAKAAKLSNSEILRNLKGARGGTTLVAAVIADDYLYWGAVGDSSISIFRDGQFITINEKHTLETVLQDRYLRHEITKEEVLDNPMGKRLVNYLGYDRFKNMEIYSDPIPLHPGDKVVLCSDGVYNTLSEVDLENILSQPISPYDAAQEIIQAVEEKGLHNQDNATVVIMEQGY; encoded by the coding sequence ATGATGACGATGATCGCAAAGTTGGCAGAGCTCAATCTGACACCTTACCTCATAGTATCGGCATTTGCTTTCGCATTATTAATACTTCTCTATCTCAGAAGGCGCTTAGTTATTCAGCAGTCCGCGGTGCCTAGTATGTTGATTGGCAATGGACAAACGATTGGTACACGGGAAGAGCAAGATGATTCTTTTTCGACTGTAGCAACTCGGTATGGAACTATCGCGGTACTTGCCGATGGAATTAGCGGGTTAGAAAATGGACGGATGGCTAGCACGGTAGCTGTAACCACATTTATTCGCGAATTTTTGAAGCTGGATGACTTACAGGTGCTCCCGGCTTTTTTTGCAAAAGCAGCTAAGTTAAGCAATAGCGAAATATTGCGTAATCTAAAAGGTGCACGAGGTGGAACGACACTCGTCGCCGCTGTAATTGCAGACGATTATTTGTATTGGGGAGCAGTCGGGGACAGCAGCATTTCCATTTTCCGTGATGGACAGTTTATAACGATTAATGAGAAGCACACACTGGAAACGGTATTACAAGATCGTTATTTGCGACATGAAATTACAAAAGAAGAAGTGCTTGATAATCCAATGGGCAAGCGCCTCGTTAATTACTTAGGGTACGACCGTTTTAAAAATATGGAAATATACAGCGATCCTATACCGCTCCATCCAGGCGATAAAGTTGTCTTATGTAGCGATGGAGTGTACAACACGTTGTCGGAAGTAGACTTGGAGAACATTTTATCTCAACCTATTTCTCCGTATGATGCTGCTCAAGAAATTATCCAAGCCGTGGAAGAAAAGGGATTGCACAATCAGGATAATGCAACAGTTGTAATTATGGAGCAAGGCTACTAG
- a CDS encoding FHA domain-containing protein, with amino-acid sequence MSLRRCANGHMFSTRKHGSICPYCSISVEPEVESKKAPMRAEDDDRTMPYLGETEGISPVTGWLVCIEGPQLGQDYRIMAEKNFIGRAEEMHIRILGDNAISRRNHAVIVYDPKKRNFYLLPGDASGLAYHNNEAVYTPVELAAYDVLQLGRSKFIFIPLCGIHFEWDNQSDKE; translated from the coding sequence ATGAGTTTGAGAAGATGCGCAAATGGTCACATGTTTAGTACGCGGAAGCACGGCAGCATATGTCCTTACTGCAGTATTTCAGTTGAGCCTGAAGTGGAAAGTAAAAAAGCGCCGATGAGGGCGGAAGATGATGATAGAACGATGCCGTACTTAGGCGAAACGGAAGGCATTTCGCCGGTAACCGGATGGCTCGTTTGTATCGAAGGGCCACAACTTGGCCAGGATTATCGCATTATGGCCGAGAAGAACTTTATTGGCCGTGCAGAGGAAATGCATATTCGAATCCTCGGTGATAACGCGATTTCGAGACGGAACCATGCGGTTATCGTGTACGACCCGAAAAAAAGAAATTTCTACTTGCTTCCAGGCGATGCTTCTGGATTGGCTTACCATAACAATGAAGCGGTCTATACACCAGTAGAGTTAGCGGCATATGACGTACTTCAACTGGGACGAAGCAAATTCATCTTCATTCCTCTATGCGGTATTCATTTTGAGTGGGATAACCAGTCGGACAAGGAATGA
- a CDS encoding iron-dependent peroxidase, producing MGLNYIWDLVIKAEQANLSKKKLQFKAAKVYSPYMELSTEVLNSTVVEPTVEINPYYRFYAIFRDYYDVNFTDDLEMRDAFFDLIIHFLADIDLMQGMNKREYYIRFVLRDIEAGIFGTSVKEKLRLFEQEEKEAIALNILRLYETGEAVYLLKDTLRKIFKHSTIYANCEERDELLFYIGQEETEIARAKIDLIKEIFLPLRFHTDIYWDYHFGIIDVDKTMQIDNMALY from the coding sequence ATGGGCTTGAACTACATCTGGGATCTCGTCATTAAGGCAGAACAGGCGAATTTAAGTAAAAAAAAGTTACAATTTAAAGCAGCTAAAGTGTATTCGCCATATATGGAATTAAGTACCGAAGTTCTTAATTCGACCGTAGTAGAACCTACCGTTGAAATCAATCCATATTATCGGTTCTATGCTATTTTCCGAGATTATTATGATGTTAACTTTACGGATGATTTAGAAATGCGAGACGCTTTTTTCGATCTTATTATTCACTTTTTGGCTGATATCGATCTAATGCAAGGAATGAACAAGCGCGAATATTATATTCGATTTGTACTAAGAGATATTGAAGCGGGTATATTCGGAACGAGTGTAAAAGAGAAGCTGCGACTGTTCGAGCAAGAAGAAAAAGAGGCGATTGCGCTCAATATATTGCGTTTATATGAGACAGGCGAAGCGGTTTATTTACTTAAAGATACGCTGCGTAAAATTTTCAAACATTCGACTATTTATGCTAATTGTGAAGAGCGAGATGAGCTTTTGTTCTATATCGGTCAGGAAGAAACAGAAATAGCGCGGGCTAAAATCGATCTCATTAAAGAAATATTTTTGCCGTTGCGATTTCATACCGATATTTATTGGGATTATCATTTTGGCATCATTGATGTCGACAAGACGATGCAAATTGATAATATGGCGCTCTACTGA
- a CDS encoding normocyte-binding protein produces MKDIVQDRLSKMEDLEQRKMLKNIVTSVFLNLVEYQEEMNRKLEERVFNEIEDLGERHDIYVTMCAREDIDPIHEFLYPMIPSDAEKKMCDMKSLLAKLSQREEACLLTLFLECDYATLKQLIYSRRTFTGEIVTASGNHRIEVRLAQNPTYMAEIEKLYHVFQKNNLPWKTVNNPYAYKFFDVMLIACDSTLSEEEEILEISINLEQYEPYKQLDKVPLWNIKRLELRNAGFPIPAKDRVNFEHVLSLVLTGTEHGYLVDGDESMMRYIKRTPEELTIVTPEEKSSLWNVLQIIQPVSSKIHKLEYELVSNKKKSSFTDRFAHKQALTVRAKGEIVRIVNSFESSKFVDLEQVIILESSDGEEATYGMNPFISDNVRMESDKKVMRLRFRIPESSQFIIHDILSFIVSEVQMYFPEYKCEGEWA; encoded by the coding sequence ATGAAGGACATCGTACAAGATAGGCTGAGCAAGATGGAAGACTTGGAGCAGCGTAAAATGTTGAAAAATATCGTGACGAGCGTATTTCTTAATTTGGTTGAATATCAGGAAGAGATGAATCGGAAGCTGGAAGAGCGGGTATTTAACGAAATCGAGGATTTGGGAGAGCGGCACGATATTTATGTAACGATGTGTGCACGAGAGGACATAGATCCGATTCACGAATTTTTGTACCCGATGATTCCGAGCGATGCAGAAAAGAAAATGTGCGACATGAAAAGCTTGCTAGCCAAGTTAAGTCAGCGTGAAGAGGCGTGTCTATTAACTTTGTTTCTGGAGTGTGACTACGCAACTCTTAAGCAGCTCATTTACAGTCGCCGTACGTTTACAGGCGAAATTGTGACTGCTAGCGGCAACCATCGCATTGAAGTGCGGCTTGCACAGAACCCGACTTATATGGCGGAAATTGAAAAGCTGTACCACGTCTTTCAAAAAAACAATTTACCGTGGAAGACGGTGAACAATCCGTACGCCTATAAGTTTTTTGACGTAATGCTTATTGCTTGTGACAGCACGTTGTCGGAAGAGGAAGAAATTTTAGAGATTTCAATTAACTTAGAGCAGTACGAGCCGTATAAACAACTCGACAAAGTGCCTTTGTGGAACATTAAGCGGCTTGAATTAAGAAACGCGGGTTTTCCAATTCCGGCTAAGGATCGCGTCAACTTCGAGCATGTGTTGTCACTTGTGCTGACGGGAACCGAGCACGGCTATCTTGTCGATGGTGATGAGTCCATGATGCGTTACATTAAGCGGACACCAGAAGAACTAACGATAGTTACACCTGAGGAAAAATCGAGTCTTTGGAACGTACTGCAAATTATACAGCCCGTGTCCAGTAAAATTCATAAGCTTGAGTACGAGCTTGTATCAAATAAGAAAAAGAGCAGCTTTACTGACCGATTTGCTCATAAACAAGCGTTGACAGTAAGGGCCAAAGGCGAAATTGTACGCATTGTTAATTCGTTCGAAAGTTCAAAGTTTGTAGATCTTGAACAGGTAATCATTTTAGAAAGTTCAGACGGTGAAGAAGCGACTTACGGTATGAATCCATTTATTAGTGATAACGTCAGAATGGAAAGCGACAAAAAGGTGATGCGGCTGCGCTTCCGGATTCCCGAAAGTAGTCAATTTATTATCCATGACATATTGAGCTTTATTGTATCCGAAGTTCAGATGTATTTTCCCGAATATAAATGTGAAGGAGAATGGGCTTGA